The bacterium genome includes the window CGAGCATAGTCCACTGGGGCCGGAATGAGCGGGAAGACAAATCCTGCGCGTAAAATAATCGCGCATCTGCTTCCACCACTTTTCGCCGTCCGGCGCTTCCTGGAATTCCGAGCTGCCCAGCAACGTGCTTTCCCGGGTCGATCCTATCCTGTGATCCATGCGCCAATTGCCGCAAACGGCCCGGCGACCGGGATCGGCGTCCACGTCAAGTTGGACAAACGCTTGCGACCAATGGTGTTTGGAACGCGGCCGGTCGAAAACGAAAGCGATTGTGTGAACGTTGGTTTGCGTACTCGCCACTCTAAGGAAGCTCCCGTACACTGCGTCACGTCAAGGGTGGGCGCACCTGATTGCAAGAGTCTATCACCGCCCCGAATCATCTTCAACCGGGATTGTGCCGCTGCTGCTGTGTTTTTTGCCGGACGACCATGAAACGCATCACCCTGCATATTATAAAGCCCAAATTTTAGTGAACCAGCTTTTTGTATTTCATCCGGTGCGGCCTGTCCGCCTCGACGCCAAGCCTGCGCTTCTTGTCCTCTTCGTAGTCCTGGAAATTCCCCTCGAACCAGACGGCGGAGGAATCGCCCTCGAAGGCAAGCATGTGGGTCGCTATCCTGTCGAGGAACCAGCGGTCGTGCGAGACGACGACGGCGCAGCCGGCGAATTCGAGGAGGGCTTCCTCCAGCGACCTCAGGGTGTCGATGTCGAGATCGTTGGTCGGTTCGTCGAGCATGATGAGGTTGCCGCCGCTCCTCAGGAGCTTGGCAAGGTGGACGCGGTTGCGCTCTCCGCCGGAGAGTTGCCCGACGAGCTTCTGCTGGTCGGCGCCCTTGAAGTTGAAGGCCCCGACGTAGGCGCGCGAGGAAATCTTTCTCTTGCCCATCTCGATGAAATCGGCGCCGCCGGTGATCTCTTCCCAGACGTTCTTGTCCGGGTTCAGGGCGTCGCGCGACTGGTCCACGTAGGCGAGCTTTACCGTTTCGCCTATCTTCAGCTCTCCCGAGTCGGGCTTTTCCTGCCCGGCGATGAGGCGAAGGAGGGTGGATTTGCCCGCGCCGTTCGGCCCGATGATGCCGACGATGCCGCCGGGGGGAAGGCGGAAATTGAGGTTCTCGAAGATGACCTTGTCGTCGTAAACCTTCGTAAGCGCCTTCGCCTCCACGACGTTCTCACCGAGGCGGGGCCCCGGCGGAATGACTATCGCTCCAGCTTCGGCCTTCTGGGTGTTGTCCTCGGCAAGCATCTTTTCGTATTCGTTTATGCGGGCCTTGCCCTTGGCGTGACGGGCCTTGGGAGCCATGCGAATCCATTCGAGCTCGCGGTCGAGGGTCTTCTGGCGGGCGCTGGCCTGCTTCTCTTCCTGCTGGAGGCGCTTTTCCTTCTGCTCCAGCCACGAGGAGTAGTTTCCCTCCCACGGAATCCCCTCGCCGCGGTCTAGCTCCAGAATCCACCCGGCCACGTTATCGAGGAAGTAGCGGTCATGCGTTACGGCGACGACGGTGCCGGGGTATTCGCCCAGATAGCGTTCGAGCCACCCTACCGATTCGGCGTCTAGGTGGTTTGTCGGCTCGTCCAGAAGGAGCATGTCGGGCTGGCTGAGAAGGAGGCGGCAGAGGGCCACGCGGCGCTTTTCTCCGCCGGAGAGGGAGGCGGTGTTCTGCTCCGCCGGGGGAAGGCGGAGGGCGTCCATCGCAATCTCCAGCTTTCGGTCGAGCTCCCAGGCTCCGGCGTGGTCGATGGCGTCCTGAAGCTGCCCCTGACGGGTGAGGAGCTTGTCCATCTCGTCGTCGCTCATCGGCTCGGCGAACTTCATCGATATCTGCTCGAATTCGTCCAGAAGCGCCTTTGTCTTGGCGACGCCTTCCAGCACGCACTCATAGACAGTCTTCGTTGGGTCGAGCTGCGGCTCCTGCGGGAGAAACCCCACGGAAAGCCCCTCTGCTGCCCACGCCTCGCCGATGAAATCCTTGTCCAGCCCCGCCATAATCTTCAGCAGCGAGGATTTGCCCGAGCCGTTAAGGCCCAGGACGCCGATCTTCGCTCCGGGGAGGAAAGAGAGCCATATATCCTTCAGAACCTGGCGCTTGGGAGGATAGACCTTTCCGAGCCCCTTCATCACGTATACGTACTGATACTGCTTTGCCAATTCTAATTCTCCTATATGAATTCATGAAAAACGTAACTAGAAGGGCCGGTTACAAGGAGACGCGCAGTAGTTTTTCATCAGGGAAGCGGGAAGATACACAAAATTGCGAATAACAGCAACGGGAATAAAGCGAAGGCGGAGTCCCAAAGACCCCGCCCTTGCTGCAGTTGCTGAACGTCTTCACCCAAAAACCTTACTTAATTATGTATCCCCTGCCCTCAAGGCACGCAGAGAAGGCCCTCTCGTACTTGTCGCGCTTTTCATCTTCCGTGCGGGCCTGCTCGCTCAGCCGCTGCCTTTCGGCCTCCCTCTGGTTCTCCGATTTTTGCGATTCGCTGCCGACCACCGCTCCCCCGATGCCGCCGATAGCCGCGCCGGTGAGCGCACCGCGTTTGCCGCCCAAAAGAGCGCCGAGCCCCGCGCCGAGGAGCGCTCCTCCCAGGCCGCCCTTCGCGGCGCTGCTGCCCACGCTGCGCTGGGGCTCCGGCGGCGGGACTGTGGAACTCTGCGAGCTCTTGTCGCCGAGATTCAGCGGATCGTAGCCGGATTCCGATTTGGCCCAGACGTAGCACTCGTACTTGTCCTTCTCGATCTGCTCCATCGACTGCCCCCTGTTGGGGTACATCACCAACTCCGAAGCGGCGAACGCGCAGGTTGAAAAGACGCACAAAAGCGCCACGGCGGGCATATGTATCTTCTTCATCTTCGGCTCCTTTATTGACGTGAATAAATATCTCACCAAAAGAATACCAGAAGGGGTCAGGGACGGAAGGGAAGAGGAAATCGTATTTTGAGAAAAGTGCCCGCCATCTGTCATGCGCTCTGGCGTTGACTGCCGATTGTCCCAAAATCTTAGTGTCTTCGCTTTCCTTGATACCCCGCAAACATGGGGTATATTGTTTCAGGACACCGCGCGGGAGACCATACCGCCACCGCTTTGAGGAGGAAAACATGAAGCGCCTGATCTGGATTTTCGCCGCTCTGATCGCCATCGCAACCTTCTGCGCGCCCGCTTTCGCGGCTGCCGAAGACGTGACGAAAGCACCGTCCTGCAAATACTGCGGGATGAACCGCGAGAAATTCGCCCACAGCCGCATGCTGATCGACTACGACGACGGCTCTTTTTCCGGCACCTGCTCTATCCACTGCGCGGCAACCGAACTCTCAAACGCCATCGACAAAGACCCGGTAGCCATAAAAGTCGGCGACTACAACACAAAAGAGCTTATCGACGCCGAAAAGGCGACATGGGTAATCGGCGGCGACGTAAGCGGAGTAATGACGAGCCGTCCGAAGTGGGCTTTCGCCAACAAGGCCGATGCCGACGCCTTCATCTCCGCCAGCAAGGGCTCAATAGCGAACTTTGAAGCTGCTATGGACGCCGCCTACGCCGACATGGACGACGACACCAAAGCCATCCGCGCCCGCAGAAAAGCCAAAAGGATGAAAGCCGCCGAGGAACAGAAAGGCAAGTAATCCGCGCCGCTTACAGTTAATAACAAAAGGGCCGCTCTCCCACGAGGCGGCCCTTTTCATTTCGGCGATTTTAAGTATTTCGTGAAAAACTGTTAAGGTAGGTTTTCTACACGTAGCTTTATTCTCTCCTGCCCGCGCCTTATGCGTTCCTTCAATCCTTCCGGCAGGGGAGAGCCGCCCCATAGCGTCAACTCCTAAAGGTCGGCGTCGGCCTTTCCCCTTTTAGCGAGAACAACCCCCTGACCGTCCAACAATCCCTTTATCCGGTTTACTTCCCTTGCACGGTCGGCCTTCAGCCTGGTCAGCTCCCGGTGACCCTGCCGCTCGTCCCTAAGGCTCATAGGATCCTACACAACTTACCGGCTGTTTTCGCTGGTTTCGTAGGCGGCATAATGGAGATCGGTGTGGTTTTTGTAGCCGGGGGAGAGTTTTGCGGCGATGAGGTCGAGCAAGGGGTCTGTGAGGCCGTTAAGAAAAGCGTACCTGACGTTATCCTTTAGGTGATGCGCTGCGTGGTGGCGTTTGGAGAGAAGTATGCCCGAGTTTCCGAGAACCCTTGCGACGGGTGAGTTGGAGGTGTGGCAAAGGTAGTGTGAGACTTCGGCGACGGAGGAGAGGACCCCGGTGAAAACGAGTACGTGGGCGAGCCAGGGACCGAGGTGGCCGGACGCGGAAAGCCAGAGGACCGCGGCGAGACAGGGAACCAGCCAGACTTTGGAGCCGCTTTCCATGAAATAGACAACGGGCAGGCTCCGGGACGTGTAGAGGGGAGTCCGGTGGTGGAGGTGAAAGTTCGCTATCAGGGGGCCCGCAAAGGAATCGTAGCGATCGTTGGCGTCCATGTACATGTGCACCAGCCCGTTTATGAAATCAGTCAGCACATATGCTACAAGAAGGGCTCCGATCCAGGCGCCGATCGTCAAGTGTATCTCCCGAAGGCGCCAAAGGAGCAGGGCCTGGAGTGAAACGTTGGCCGTGGCGACCGCAATCCCGAACCAGCGGTAACTTTTTCGGGAGTTGAAACGCGCCATCGCTGCGTTAAAACGCTGCTGGATAGTTGCTAGGTCCTCCGGCGCACCCCCGGAGGCGGTGGTTTTCTTCAATGATGCCGCTCCTGCCCGTTGCTGTTAACTCAGTTATACAATTTTACATCCTTTCGCAACTTTCCGGGCTTCCAAAATGAAAAAAGACCATGCCAAAGCATGGTCCTTTTCTGATGCGAGCGGTTGCACCGATTTTACGGGTTTACTTACCCTGTGCGCCTCCGGCGGGCTTGACGGTGTCCGGGCAGCAGGGTTTGGCGTCACCCTGTGGGGCGGCCTGGGGGCAGTTGTCTACATGACGGTGGTGGTACATCCCGCAGCATCCCGACAAGAAAAGGAATGCACCCAAAAGCGCGATTGCGGCAAGAAGGTTTCCGGTTCTCTTCATCTCTTAAGCCTCGCTTTTTGCAGAGCTTTCTTTTTGCAGCCCCGGTTTGGTATGTTTGTGATAGCCTTTGGACGCGCTTCGGGGCGTTAAGGTTTCGTTAAAACTTTCCTCGCCCGTAAGTTTTATCCAAATTATGAATCGAGCAACAGCAAGGAATCCCATGACGGACGAAAAGACCAAACCTGCCCTGATCAACGAGAAGGCAGAGAACGAGGCTGAAGGCATCACCGGCCGCAAGTACCTCACCTGCCAGAAATTCGGAGATATTTTCGAGGTGCGCGAGGGCCTGGGCTGCCGCCATCCCAAGGAAACATGCAAATTCCGCCTTTCCTGCCCTATCTACTCCATCGGTCGGAATGAGTGAGCCTTCTCTTTTGCCCCTCTTGTGGCCTCATCCGGGGTCTTCGCTTTGATCATGATCCTCAGCCGCGGATTCATGCGTTGTGTAAGTCCGGGAATGAGGATATGTTGTGCGGTCGCAAAAGAACCGTAACGGCGTGACCTCGGCCCGCCCGAGTTGAAAATTACCCGAATTTTAAAAATTGACGCACAATTCAAGTAAAGGAGTCTTTGCTCATGAAAACGAAGCACCTGCTTTCCGCAGCCGTAGTCTTGTCCCTCGTCACCATCGCCTGCACCGCCGGTTTTTCCGAAACCAAAGCCGCCGAGCCCGCGGTAAAAGCAGCCTCCGAAGCGGCCTCTTACACCGACTGCACGGTGTCCGACGTTTTTACAAAAACAGCCGCTCTCAAGGGTAAAAACATCGCCATCACCGGCAAGGTCGTCAAGTTCTCCGGCGGAATCATGCGCACCAACTGGTTTCACATTAAGGACGGCACAGGCTCCGCCGGCACCGACGATTTAGTCGTTACAAGCAACGATGTCGCAAAGGTCGGCGATCAGGTCGTGGTGAAGGGCGAGCTTTCCACCGACGTAGACTTCGGTGCCGGCTACAAGTACGCCGTAATCATCAAGGACGGCAAGGTAACAGCCAAGTAATTTCAGGCGGCGATTTTCGGACGGCGGACCGTCTCCCGCCACCTCTGCCGTATACTTTGTTTCGTCAGGTTTTTAAAATTCCGAGTCGCAACCCGGAGTAAAAATGCTCTCTCCTATAAACCCCTTGTGCTCCATCTGGAACGCAAGGGGTTTTATTTATTTCCTCGAAGCAGGCCATATTGCATGGTGCATTCATGATTTCTTAACCCTCTCCTTGACTTTTCCTCAGGGGTGCTAGACTCCTTGTATTCAATCTGCAGGAAACCGCAATGTCCCGAGGTGACAGAGGTTGGCGGTTCTTCTAAGGCCTAAAACCTGCGAGAGGAGAATACAATGCGCAGAACCGAAAAAAGATGGTTGCTCTTAATCCCCTCCCTTCTGATTGCCGCGGCAATCTTCTTGTCAGCCGGAGCCGCCAACGCCGGGGAATATGCCGCTCTTAAAGGCGTCAATGGTCTCGACACGGTTTTCGACGTTTCGCAGGGAAACCCTAAAATTGCAAATATTGTATTCTGGGCGGTAAGAGACGTGTATCAGGAGGAGAGCGTCCGGGCGCTTCCCAAGCCGCCGCGCACGGTGGTGGTGTTTCACGGCCCGGCGGTAAAAATGCTTTCCACCGACCGGTCGGGATTCAAGCCTGAGGAAGTGCCGGAAGTGGAGAAGTTTGCGGAAACGTTACGGCAAATGAAAGCGGATGGCGTTACGCTCGAAGTGTGCGACTATGCTCTTAAGGTAATGGGGGTCGCCCCCGCCTCGGTCCTGCCGGAGATCACCCATGTGGTTAACGGTTTTGTTTCCGTTTCGGGATATCAGGCTCAGGGGTACTCTGTGGTAGTTGTTCCCTGAGCCGCGCAAGGCATTTTCTGCGAACAAAGCCAGCCCTTGGGGGTTGGCTTTTTGTTTGTGAGTGGCAAGCTTTGATTGTTCAGCATTTTTTCAGCTTTGGGCGGAGAGAACGGAAATGGCGACTTTGCGAGAGTTGATGGCCACGCTTGGTTTGATCCTCGATGCAGTCGGCGTAGTGATCATCGCGGGGGGCGCGGTCCTTGCCCTTGTTCGCGCGGCCTTCAGGCATCCGCAGGACGAGGGTGAGCGCTATCGAAGGCTCCGGGAAGATCTTGGCCGCGCCATTCTGCTCAGCCTTGAGTTTCTGATTGCGGGAGACATCATCCGGAGCGTAGTCGGCGACCCGACCCTCCTGAATGTGTCGATACTGGGGTTGATCGTGCTGATCCGGACTTTTTTGAGCATGACCCTCCAATTGGAAGTTGAAGGACGATGGCCCTGGCAACGCCAGAAGGAGCCGGAAAATCCCTGACAGGCCGTTTGGGCGAAATTGTTCTCCCTGTGCTTGACTTTGGTTTTTCCGGCAGTAACTTCCTAAGCGACACATCTTTACGGCCCGTTTTGGGCGGAGAGGAGCGCGAGTCATGGCGATGAAGATACCCCACGTTCTCGACTGCAAGGTGAAGAGTTGCTCTTACAACAAGGATGCGACGTGCCACACGATGGCGATAACCATCGGTCAGGGGAGCGATCCGATGTGCGACACCTTTACGCATCTGCCGATCTGCGGCGGCGTAAAGGAGGCGAAGACCTTCGTCGGCGCATGCAAGATGAGCGACTGCTCCCACAACAAGAATCTCGAATGCTCGGCCGAGGGCGTTCACGTGGCGATGAAGCACAACCAACCCGATTGCCTGACGTTTCTAAAGCGCTGACGCCCCGCCACTACCCGCATTCTCCTTCGCCCCCTGCGCTCCGTTCCTGCGGCGCAGGGGGTTGTTTATTCCCCGGCTTTTAAACTTCCTCCAGTTCGCCGTCCAGCCAGCGGACGCGGCCTACGGGGGCTTCCTGGCAGAGGAGAAGTCTCAGCGCCTTTTCCAGTCCCTCG containing:
- the ettA gene encoding energy-dependent translational throttle protein EttA, with the translated sequence MKGLGKVYPPKRQVLKDIWLSFLPGAKIGVLGLNGSGKSSLLKIMAGLDKDFIGEAWAAEGLSVGFLPQEPQLDPTKTVYECVLEGVAKTKALLDEFEQISMKFAEPMSDDEMDKLLTRQGQLQDAIDHAGAWELDRKLEIAMDALRLPPAEQNTASLSGGEKRRVALCRLLLSQPDMLLLDEPTNHLDAESVGWLERYLGEYPGTVVAVTHDRYFLDNVAGWILELDRGEGIPWEGNYSSWLEQKEKRLQQEEKQASARQKTLDRELEWIRMAPKARHAKGKARINEYEKMLAEDNTQKAEAGAIVIPPGPRLGENVVEAKALTKVYDDKVIFENLNFRLPPGGIVGIIGPNGAGKSTLLRLIAGQEKPDSGELKIGETVKLAYVDQSRDALNPDKNVWEEITGGADFIEMGKRKISSRAYVGAFNFKGADQQKLVGQLSGGERNRVHLAKLLRSGGNLIMLDEPTNDLDIDTLRSLEEALLEFAGCAVVVSHDRWFLDRIATHMLAFEGDSSAVWFEGNFQDYEEDKKRRLGVEADRPHRMKYKKLVH
- a CDS encoding glycine zipper 2TM domain-containing protein, with product MEQIEKDKYECYVWAKSESGYDPLNLGDKSSQSSTVPPPEPQRSVGSSAAKGGLGGALLGAGLGALLGGKRGALTGAAIGGIGGAVVGSESQKSENQREAERQRLSEQARTEDEKRDKYERAFSACLEGRGYIIK
- a CDS encoding NosL family protein, producing the protein MKRLIWIFAALIAIATFCAPAFAAAEDVTKAPSCKYCGMNREKFAHSRMLIDYDDGSFSGTCSIHCAATELSNAIDKDPVAIKVGDYNTKELIDAEKATWVIGGDVSGVMTSRPKWAFANKADADAFISASKGSIANFEAAMDAAYADMDDDTKAIRARRKAKRMKAAEEQKGK
- a CDS encoding DUF1622 domain-containing protein, whose protein sequence is MATLRELMATLGLILDAVGVVIIAGGAVLALVRAAFRHPQDEGERYRRLREDLGRAILLSLEFLIAGDIIRSVVGDPTLLNVSILGLIVLIRTFLSMTLQLEVEGRWPWQRQKEPENP
- a CDS encoding DUF1540 domain-containing protein, encoding MAMKIPHVLDCKVKSCSYNKDATCHTMAITIGQGSDPMCDTFTHLPICGGVKEAKTFVGACKMSDCSHNKNLECSAEGVHVAMKHNQPDCLTFLKR